Proteins from a single region of Cherax quadricarinatus isolate ZL_2023a unplaced genomic scaffold, ASM3850222v1 Contig266, whole genome shotgun sequence:
- the LOC128700955 gene encoding neural retina-specific leucine zipper protein-like — protein MADENLASEYVADFMLEPLDDVMGIKEHKELHGMGMGMGRVHSHMMAPHMPNMAATNAWMNHHHHYHHHHNPGGIGVVPTPQGKPQSQVPGTPPDTPPGSSPTTGSLPPSPHLQGMQQHSLMEEMWTYNRYMHEPLDLRPGPQCGGDQLEAQSWMLDRKWEAGMAQQRTLNPLAHPGKTPVDQSTCQMGLQTMQHPGSVYISDEELVTLSVRELNRRLHNMSKDLQTKFKQKRRTLKNRGYAQSCRTKRQNYKMELETVNRTLQNENQRIQAEASRLSQQNSMFKTENASIRHDMENMKKQLEKAVRENDNLRRQLQQQQQQQQSQQQSQDTSGGQELYSM, from the coding sequence ATGGCAGACGAAAATCTAGCGAGTGAGTATGTTGCAGATTTTATGCTGGAACCTTTGGACGATGTCATGGGCATCAAGGAGCACAAGGAGCTCCACGGCATGGGCATGGGTATGGGCCGTGTTCACTCCCATATGATGGCTCCTCATATGCCCAACATGGCTGCTACGAATGCCTGGatgaaccatcaccaccactaccaccatcaccacaatcctgGCGGTATCGGAGTAGTGCCCACACCGCAGGGTAAGCCACAGTCGCAAGTGCCAGGGACTCCCCCTGATACCCCGCCAGGGTCATCCCCTACCACGGGCTCCCTGCCCCCTTCACCGCACCTGCAGGGTATGCAGCAACACTCCCTCATGGAAGAAATGTGGACTTACAACCGCTACATGCACGAGCCACTGGACTTGCGGCCTGGCCCGCAGTGCGGTGGCGACCAGCTGGAGGCGCAGTCGTGGATGTTAGACCGCAAATGGGAAGCAGGAATGGCCCAACAGCGCACACTGAACCCTCTGGCACACCCAGGAAAGACCCCAGTAGACCAGTCCACCTGTCAGATGGGGTTACAGACCATGCAGCATCCTGGGTCTGTCTACATATCTGACGAAGAGTTGGTGACTCTCTCCGTCCGCGAACTCAACAGACGCCTCCACAACATGTCCAAAGACCTGCAGACGAAGTTCAAACAGAAACGGCGGACCTTGAAGAACCGGGGCTACGCCCAGAGCTGCAGAACCAAGCGCCAGAACTACAAGATGGAGTTAGAGACAGTTAACAGAACTCTGCAGAACGAGAACCAGAGGATCCAAGCGGAGGCCAGCCGTCTTAGTCAGCAGAACAGTATGTTCAAGACGGAGAACGCTTCCATCAGACACGACATGGAGAACATGAAAAAACAGTTGGAGAAGGCGGTGAGGGAGAATGATAATTTACGCcgacagctgcaacaacagcagcaacagcaacagtctcAACAGCAGTCTCAGGATACATCAGGAGGCCAGGAGCTGTACAGTATGTGA